A region of Oncorhynchus kisutch isolate 150728-3 linkage group LG29, Okis_V2, whole genome shotgun sequence DNA encodes the following proteins:
- the LOC109873638 gene encoding endosialin-like: MVQMGKMSCALRSCALLAVLCACWPPWTLGQELQEQDALCTADGCYAVYFQRKTFRESARFCKDKRGSLATLKSSEEAAMVHELLSSVEQRGPRARVRLWIGLHRQPRQCSATRPLRGFQWITGEQDTQYRNWLRADSPSTCAAPRCVVISVNTAADTREQHDNFKWLDGSCSLAVDGFMCHYNYRGMCPSLKSEGGGPALYTTPFNLLSTILTHIPFGSVATLPCPDNEDSLGDQSVLCMLREDGSVGWSKDAPLCSDGPQDWCEEENGGCEHFCQNADTHYYCECSEGFTLAEDGQTCQPNHSCGTANCEFDCEENTKGFRCKCPNGYLLAPGGRNCLDVDECLQAPCPHICVNAPGTFECRCNEGYEPDEDGECVDVDECKDSSSCAHRCENTPGSYACHCRQGYTELPDDPGLCQDIDDCQISTSCHQKCLNYVGGFECYCEAGYELQSDQYSCMAIPEGEHEYSSTATSSYQTSFSWVPEFPDWVTDTTALEWLTEQTSLEMLPTEKTASMPVPHRPSNDHNSHWDVLTRRKPAQNTVTPLPSSSSQEDDVTQSQAGDLSVVPSVNDSHHPAVQNDRGAGRVVETPDSNSEIKAATTPTITLRVPLPAQTTAFALGAERPDSKGKRKQDKSWLLVALLVPLCVFIVVMLALGIVYCTSCAVEQNKRITDCYRWIVTSKSEDKNKAKSPA; the protein is encoded by the coding sequence ATGGTACAGATGGGGAAGATGAGCTGTGCCTTGCGCTCCTGTGCTCTTCTGGCAGTCTTGTGTGCCTGCTGGCCTCCCTGGACTCTGGGACAAGAGCTGCAGGAACAAGATGCCCTCTGCACTGCAGATGGCTGCTACGCCGTCTATTTCCAACGTAAGACTTTTCGGGAATCTGCAAGGTTCTGCAAGGACAAACGTGGTTCCCTGGCAACCCTAAAGAGTTCTGAGGAAGCGGCTATGGTCCATGAGCTCCTTTCGTCGGTGGAGCAGCGCGGCCCTCGGGCCAGGGTCAGACTGTGGATTGGGCTCCATCGCCAGCCCAGGCAGTGCTCTGCCACACGCCCACTCAGGGGATTCCAATGGATCACAGGTGAACAGGACACGCAGTACAGAAACTGGCTGAGAGCGGACTCACCTAGCACCTGTGCCGCACCCCGCTGTGTCGTCATAAGCGTCAACACTGCTGCTGACACCCGGGAGCAGCACGACAACTTCAAATGGCTGGATGGCTCCTGCTCACTGGCTGTGGATGGATTCATGTGTCACTACAACTACCGGGGGATGTGCCCTTCTCTgaagagtgagggagggggacctgcactgtataccaccccttTCAACCTGCTCAGCACCATCCTCACTCACATCCCCTTTGGTTCAGTAGCCACCTTGCCCTGCCCAGATAATGAAGACAGCTTGGGAGACCAGTCTGTTCTTTGCATGctgagggaggatgggagtgtgGGCTGGTCAAAGGATGCCCCCCTCTGTTCTGATGGACCCCAGGACTGGTGTGAAGAGGAAAATGGTGGCTGTGAGCATTTCTGTCAGAATGCTGACACACACTATTACTGTGAGTGTTCTGAAGGCTTCACACTGGCAGAGGACGGCCAGACCTGCCAGCCGAACCATTCCTGTGGCACGGCCAACTGTGAGTTTGACTGTGAAGAGAATACTAAAGGATTCCGCTGCAAATGTCCAAATGGTTACCTGTTGGCACCTGGTGGACGCAACTGCCTGGATGTTGATGAGTGTCTGCAGGCGCCCTGCCCTCATATCTGTGTAAATGCTCCTGGGACATTTGAGTGTCGCTGCAATGAGGGCTACGAGCCTGATGAAGATGGAGAATGTGTGGATGTCGATGAATGCAAAGATTCCAGCAGCTGTGCACACAGATGTGAGAACACCCCTGGTTCCTATGCCTGCCACTGCCGCCAAGGCTACACTGAGCTGCCCGATGATCCAGGCTTATGCCAGGACATCGATGATTGTCAGATCTCCACCAGCTGCCACCAGAAGTGTCTCAACTATGTGGGTGGGTTTGAGTGCTATTGTGAGGCAGGGTACGAGCTGCAGTCAGACCAGTATTCCTGTATGGCCATTCCAGAGGGTGAACATGAGTATTCATCCACAGCTACCTCATCCTACCAAACCTCTTTCTCCTGGGTCCCCGAATTCCCAGACTGGGTTACTGACACCACAGCTTTGGAGTGGCTGACAGAGCAGACCAGCCTTGAGATGCTTCCTACTGAGAAGACAGCCTCTATGCCGGTTCCACACAGGCCGTCGAATGACCATAACTCACACTGGGATGTTCTCACACGGAGAAAGCCCGCTCAGAACACTGTCACACCCTTGCCCAGCTCATCCTCCCAGGAAGATGATGTCACTCAAAGCCAAGCAGGTGATCTCTCAGTGGTGCCCAGCGTTAATGACAGCCACCACCCAGCAGTCCAGAATGACAGGGGGGCTGGGAGAGTGGTAGAAACCCCAGACAGTAACTCTGAGATTAAGGCCGCCACCACCCCCACCATCACACTCAGAGTCCCACTTCCAGCCCAAACAACAGCATTCGCATTAGGGGCAGAGCGGCCTGACAGTAAGGGCAAAAGGAAGCAGGACAAGAGCTGGCTTCTCGTAGCACTCCTGGTGCCCCTGTGTGTTTTCATTGTGGTGATGCTGGCTCTGGGCATTGTGTACTGCACTAGCTGTGCTGTAGAACaaaacaagagaatcactgactgTTACCGCTGGATCGTCACCTCCAAATCAGAGGACAAGAACAAGGCGAAATCTCCTGCTTGA